cgtaatgGCGTTCCAAATCATGTGCGCGCATCTGGGGCTACCAGCatcagtggacgtttttcttttcCTGTTTGAAGCCAAACACCCGGGAAATCGCAtgtgggtgagtctgaacgggattgctgggaggtcgatcctctctatcttccagcaatcctacaaggattggaaagtcaaatttgtccaagtgcgcccaaacgaccaggacgcctcgatgctcgacgggtttcccttgtactggtTAAACAAGGGAAACGAAGACGCCAAGGGAAGCTttaggaggccaaggagtcctgacagcatgggtgctttggacaaggatttgtgcctcttctggaagagcgtggcggacgccaatatcaccttcctcaccactgcgctcatctccttcaagtccttcgaagatcaactcgaagttcgcataggttagagctCACCTCAGTGTCTAAGTCATTATACTTGACGTTACTTCTGCTAActatttctgggcgtcttgtctgctgtgcacaagactttggttttattttctgcaccacttatctgctttTGTTGCATACTGACTTATGTGTTTATCTTTCCCCCTGAGCTAATCCATGTACCTTCGCAATATGCATATCGtatgttgggcaagggaaaaCTAGCTGagctgagggcgctcgcccgagcccatgggttggcatcgggttctcagaccgtgccaaattcagaggtggagatcgccgctgctcaggggcagatcgccccctaaaggcccaactccttcagaggcccagcccgcccaaCAGCGCAAAAAgctcatcctcaggaagccaaagaggaaaacccctcaggtggtccaagaggatgacgaagaagacgatgaggcgactgaagatggccttatcaccaagaggaagagggtggcgccttcttcaccatctgctccacctcctcttccaacatcaacaccaccttccacaccaGCTCCACCTCCCACACTGCTTCCTGCTCCAGCTcccacctcgccagtccaagcagttcctctGGCATCTGCgcttcctgtggttgaggctgccgagcccaactttatggagaaccccccgagcgcctccacgccctatgtaacagctggagggggtcctccttcaaacgcctcaaccgcaaacgctgcaccagtcggggatgagggtgctcacaaTTCGCCTATCCtcatcactgaatccccgacaTCGCCACCACACCAAGAAGCACCCATTCAAGAAGGTGGTGGagagaaccaacaacaagctcccccggtgcctccacaagcaagcctctctcttgaggtcaaaagggtgtgggaacccttctcagcaaaactgaagatgatggcggaggatttcccttCCATCATAaccaaagctgtggagagttccagcaagaagctccaagatgacATCTTTACGCTCCGAGAGGAGAACCGCACCAtcaggattgaggcggagaggttatcctgcaatctaacGCTCACCGAGATTGATCACTCACGAGTGGAAGATGCTATGAGCACTgagctccgggtggcacgcaaggaggccaccgatctacgccataaggtgcagctcttagctcaagagaagatcgagctggagagcaagctggtaccctatcgcgtcaaagtggctaaCCTGGAGGCGCTGATCAAAGAAGATGCTGCCAAGGTAAAAaacctcgagaaaaggtcagccgatcgggaggtcttttTGGGTAAAGTTGAAAAGGaaagagacgacaccatggccaaactcgccaaggccaaagaggaaaacgGGAAGATCACCACACAGCTGGTCCAGGCgcaggcggaatccaagaaggttactgaagaccttcttcaggCTCGGGAAAacattgaagaactcaagaagcaagctgaagagctgaagcagcagaacgaggggctcaagaagcagatcgaagaacttgagctgagctccgcccagattctcgctgctggattcgacgctgccttggagcagttcgcctgcctgtaccccgatctggacctctccatggtgtctctcaacaacgaagtggtggacgggaagattgttccttctgaagactagttgcttccctccatccactatTCCTTTGCTTTCTCCCTTACACacacttgtaataaactttcccTTTTTCTGTACATGTATCTCGaacttgtaccgtcccgtatccgggcgttgactaagtcaaggtcaaagtcaacggctgaagagtcaaagtcaacacaaggcgtcgcctaggtggagagacgccaagtgccagcatcgccaagaggaagcgtcgccaaggcaaggcgtcgcccaggtgaaggcgtcgcccaaccagggcgtcgccagagcAAATAGGGCATGAAGCAAGGCAACATCCAACTCCTCAAGTTTTCTTACCtctgcctccaagcagcatCCAACTCCTCAAGTTTTCTCCGCTGCACCTTGGATGTAAGAGCCGCCTCCTGGAGGCCAATGTTTTGGATTTGATAGGAGGTGAGCTGGGCTAGTTGAGCGGCATGCGCCTGTTCCAGTTCTCGCGCGTACGCCTCAGCTCCCTTCCTGCCCTCATGGGCCAGTTTTAGCAGagattgggaagcttcctccttgagTCCCCAGTTTtgcttctcctccttcaacgccACCACCTCTTGTCTCAGCTTGCGAAGAACCTCTCTCCCTTTGATAGCATTTCGAGCCTGAGTGCGCCACTTGATTGCCACCACCAGGAAGGCCCCCATATAgtaaggcatgcctcccccTTTTTGAGGATCAGTCGGTGTCATTCCTTCGGTGAAgccctgcgtcaactccctatgaatgGAGCGAGGAATCCGGGGTTTGCGCGAAGTCGAGCCAGGGAGTGATACAGGAGGGGCGGAGCCCGACACTTCAGCTGCGTCACGATGCGGCAACGACGAAGGTGGGGGAACCGAGTCAATCCTTTCCTCTCGCTCCTCGTGGGCTGGCGGAGGCGGCGGTGAGGTGGCACTGGGAGGATCGTCCTTGAGAGAGTTTCCATCGCCGGGGGGCGCGACGGGTGAGGCAATGAGACCCGTAGCCCTCCTCTTATGGGAAACCAGGGCAGAACCCGAGTCTTCGCTGTCGGAATC
The sequence above is a segment of the Phaseolus vulgaris cultivar G19833 chromosome 2, P. vulgaris v2.0, whole genome shotgun sequence genome. Coding sequences within it:
- the LOC137809177 gene encoding uncharacterized protein, translating into MAEDFPSIITKAVESSSKKLQDDIFTLREENRTIRIEAERLSCNLTLTEIDHSRVEDAMSTELRVARKEATDLRHKVQLLAQEKIELESKLVPYRVKVANLEALIKEDAAKVKNLEKRSADREVFLGKVEKERDDTMAKLAKAKEENGKITTQLVQAQAESKKVTEDLLQARENIEELKKQAEELKQQNEGLKNGGREDCSF